In a genomic window of Quercus lobata isolate SW786 chromosome 4, ValleyOak3.0 Primary Assembly, whole genome shotgun sequence:
- the LOC115984142 gene encoding uncharacterized protein LOC115984142, translating to MSGRLGATSTARMCLTCEHVSVFLLAQRPHLKKRYQLCVEKVREYLESIKDFDELVSLQSLFLHFLGSKPSTKVQKDLEVVKKIMTTRFSKQKLAEVQEKKAKSGTASGLLSMKKASDVVKKDSTKTPPPTKCPTSPTLSLEMIAFGGEEIRKRRKSGGKSFLHTF from the exons ATGTCTGGGCGGTTGGGCGCCACGAGTACGGCTAGGATGTGTTTGACGTGCGAACATGTCTCGGTTTTCTTGC TTGCCCAGCGTCCTCATCTAAAGAAGAGGTACCAGCTTTGTGTAGAAAAAGTAAGGGAATATTTGGAGAGCATCAAGGATTTTGACGAGCTTGTCTCTCttcaatctttatttcttcatttcttggGCTCGAAACCATCTACTAAGGTTCAGAAAGACTTGGAAGTTGTAAAAAAGA TAATGACAACTAGGTTTAGTAAGCAAAAATTAGCTGAAGTTCAAGAGAAGAAGGCCAAGAGCGGGACCGCTAGTGGCCTTTTGTCCATGAAGAAAGCTAGTGATGTTGTTAAGAAAGATTCCACAAAAACACCTCCTCCTACCAAGTGCCCTACCTCTCCCACTTTATCACTAGAGATGATTGCCTTTGGTGGAGAGGAGATTAGGAAAAGGAGGAAATCTGGTGGTAAATCTTTCCTTCATACCTTCTAA